In Hallerella succinigenes, the following are encoded in one genomic region:
- a CDS encoding complex I subunit 1/NuoH family protein, with amino-acid sequence MMELIESKTWIEWLLTIAKLALAFIPVLFILLLIPMERRGAGFIQDRQGPNRSYIKIPFFGKIRAFGWIQNCCDGLKLFFKEIYEPKSVHKVLFSLAPAIPFGLTLLTPCVLPYFASLNFTFGDTVVHIPAANVDTDIGILLMFGLSSLSVFGTVLSGWASKSKFPLLGALRATATSISYEVCLGLSMMGMVLLAGTFNVEGIVNWQETHVWGIFVQPVAFFCFLLAAIAETGRPPFDVSEGDPELVAGYHTEYGAMQFGMFYMGEYGHVGINSILMATLFLGGYSIPFMTTADVQANFGTVLAVLFGICAFLALAFLHMVYRWLREFNKGKASNKDEINKEYLLYKIIAWIAVPVFIALAVLSGLFVHPESTIVNGLPVYGIGTALGTAAVQFLVLMIKTVFFCWIWIWVRWTLPRFRYDQIMHLGWKILLNIALLNLVVTAVIAKLVMGGN; translated from the coding sequence ATGATGGAATTGATTGAATCCAAAACTTGGATTGAATGGCTTCTGACGATTGCGAAGCTCGCGCTCGCTTTCATCCCAGTGCTCTTCATTCTTCTCTTGATTCCGATGGAACGCCGTGGTGCAGGTTTCATTCAGGACCGTCAAGGCCCGAACCGCTCCTACATCAAGATTCCGTTCTTCGGAAAGATTCGCGCCTTTGGTTGGATCCAAAACTGCTGCGACGGCTTGAAGCTTTTCTTCAAGGAAATTTATGAACCGAAGAGTGTTCATAAGGTTCTATTCTCGCTCGCTCCGGCCATCCCGTTTGGGCTCACGCTGCTTACGCCGTGTGTTCTTCCGTACTTCGCTTCCTTGAACTTTACGTTCGGCGATACGGTGGTGCACATTCCGGCTGCGAACGTGGATACGGACATCGGCATTCTGCTTATGTTCGGTCTTTCTTCGCTCTCGGTTTTTGGTACGGTGCTTTCGGGTTGGGCTTCCAAGTCGAAGTTCCCGCTCCTGGGCGCTCTCCGTGCAACGGCTACGAGCATCAGTTATGAAGTTTGCCTTGGCCTTTCGATGATGGGCATGGTCCTGCTTGCAGGCACGTTCAATGTCGAAGGAATTGTGAACTGGCAGGAAACGCACGTCTGGGGCATTTTCGTCCAGCCGGTGGCGTTCTTCTGCTTCCTTTTGGCTGCGATTGCCGAAACAGGACGTCCTCCGTTCGACGTTTCGGAAGGCGACCCGGAACTTGTCGCTGGTTATCATACGGAATATGGCGCAATGCAGTTCGGTATGTTCTACATGGGAGAATATGGCCATGTGGGAATCAACAGTATTCTCATGGCAACGCTCTTCCTTGGCGGCTATTCGATTCCGTTCATGACGACTGCCGATGTGCAGGCGAACTTTGGCACTGTCCTTGCCGTTCTTTTCGGCATCTGCGCCTTCCTCGCCCTCGCATTCCTTCACATGGTTTACCGCTGGCTCCGCGAATTCAACAAGGGTAAAGCTTCGAACAAGGATGAAATCAACAAGGAATATCTCCTTTACAAGATCATCGCTTGGATCGCTGTCCCTGTGTTCATCGCTCTGGCTGTTCTTTCCGGACTTTTTGTCCATCCGGAATCGACGATCGTGAATGGCCTTCCGGTTTATGGCATCGGTACCGCTCTCGGTACTGCCGCTGTGCAGTTCCTCGTTTTGATGATTAAGACGGTGTTCTTCTGCTGGATCTGGATTTGGGTCCGCTGGACGCTCCCGCGTTTCCGCTACGACCAGATTATGCATCTCGGCTGGAAGATCCTTTTGAACATTGCCCTGTTGAACTTGGTGGTGACTGCCGTTATCGCTAAACTCGTCATGGGAGGCAACTAA
- a CDS encoding 2Fe-2S iron-sulfur cluster-binding protein translates to MSNHYNMPHLPTAKSPRVTIEVDGQNVEVPGDTNLLEALKAVGIETPHVCYHPYLPVSGNCRQCLVETEGPRGKALIISCFTPVKEGMKISTPRSSERVKNARAAVSEFMLLNHPLDCPICDKAGECTLQENYVEAGKDTSRLYPEVGKNYHGNPDHQFYDTKGQLRGGKRVDIGPRIFLDEERCVQCDRCVRFMRDVAGDEQLQLALRADKTYITTFPGRKLDHEYDLCVSDVCPTGAMTAKYFRFQQRVWMLSRTATISMDDSLGANIWLDHNNGYIWRVMPRCNPEVNRTWISNTSRLAFQQFTKDRLPVGNLDALKKALEGEGKIAFVLGGSATNEDALALKTLVNKLGARAEVFVGTFAPVGTPDGLSKSGDPVANRAGFALFGFTQTAEDLAKRASEFKTLVSLSADLWGSDASKAKSLEVIPNRVSISAKNDETAKKSSTVYGVNHWSEVSGSMVNVNSILQKLNAAPTSPDAELAPLFSVLFALAGEDVTSAAIAFKKAGEFAPKLAKFSLDAIHSTGELLDGDAAV, encoded by the coding sequence ATGAGCAATCATTACAACATGCCTCATCTTCCGACTGCCAAGAGTCCTCGAGTTACAATCGAGGTCGATGGTCAGAATGTGGAAGTGCCGGGCGATACTAACCTGCTCGAAGCTTTGAAAGCTGTCGGCATTGAAACCCCGCACGTTTGCTATCATCCGTATTTGCCGGTCTCTGGTAACTGTCGCCAGTGCCTCGTCGAAACGGAAGGTCCGCGCGGAAAGGCTCTGATCATTTCCTGTTTCACCCCGGTGAAGGAAGGAATGAAAATTTCGACACCGCGTTCTAGCGAACGCGTGAAGAACGCTCGTGCAGCAGTCTCCGAATTTATGCTGCTGAACCATCCGCTCGATTGTCCAATCTGCGACAAGGCGGGTGAATGCACGCTCCAGGAAAACTACGTGGAAGCGGGCAAGGATACGAGCCGCCTTTACCCAGAAGTCGGTAAAAACTACCACGGCAATCCGGATCATCAGTTCTACGACACCAAGGGTCAGCTCCGTGGCGGTAAGCGTGTGGACATTGGCCCGCGGATCTTCCTCGATGAAGAACGCTGCGTGCAGTGTGACCGTTGCGTCCGCTTCATGCGCGATGTCGCCGGCGATGAACAGTTGCAGCTCGCGCTCCGTGCCGACAAGACTTACATCACCACATTCCCGGGTCGCAAACTCGATCACGAATATGACCTTTGCGTCTCGGACGTTTGCCCGACCGGCGCAATGACTGCGAAGTATTTCCGCTTCCAGCAGCGCGTTTGGATGCTTTCTCGCACGGCGACCATCTCCATGGATGATTCCCTTGGCGCAAACATCTGGCTCGATCACAACAACGGATATATCTGGCGCGTGATGCCGCGCTGCAATCCGGAAGTGAACCGCACCTGGATTTCGAATACGAGCCGTCTCGCTTTCCAGCAGTTTACCAAGGACCGTTTGCCGGTCGGTAACCTGGACGCCTTGAAGAAGGCTCTCGAAGGCGAAGGCAAGATCGCATTCGTCCTCGGTGGAAGTGCAACGAACGAAGACGCTCTGGCCCTCAAGACGCTTGTGAACAAGCTCGGGGCTCGCGCCGAAGTCTTTGTCGGAACCTTCGCTCCGGTAGGAACTCCAGACGGACTTTCGAAGAGCGGGGACCCGGTGGCAAACCGCGCAGGCTTCGCCCTGTTTGGCTTTACCCAGACGGCAGAAGACCTCGCCAAGCGCGCTTCCGAATTTAAGACGCTCGTTTCGCTTTCCGCAGACCTGTGGGGTAGCGACGCTTCGAAGGCAAAGTCTCTTGAAGTCATTCCGAACCGCGTTTCGATTTCTGCAAAGAACGATGAAACGGCAAAGAAGTCTTCGACGGTTTACGGCGTCAACCACTGGTCCGAAGTAAGCGGATCCATGGTGAACGTGAATTCGATCCTTCAAAAGCTGAATGCGGCTCCGACTTCTCCGGATGCAGAACTTGCTCCGCTGTTCTCTGTTCTCTTCGCCCTTGCCGGTGAAGATGTAACGAGTGCGGCTATCGCCTTCAAAAAGGCGGGCGAGTTCGCTCCGAAGCTTGCGAAGTTCTCTTTGGATGCCATTCATAGCACGGGCGAATTGCTCGATGGAGATGCTGCCGTATGA
- the nuoL gene encoding NADH-quinone oxidoreductase subunit L: MIPLWLIPLFPLVGVVVLTLIALASSESEKGPDEGLVGTISVIFPLLAFASTAFIGWNMPAEGIHETLCNWIDTPLFQAHFGFLFDGLSRTMLLFITGIATLITMYSTGYMHKDRGFAKFFAYINLFVFSMIVLVLSDSLVLTFLGWEGVGLCSYLLIGFWNKDLKNCKAANKAFLVNRVGDVGFLLGMAALVTVGGSSLLNYTDLLAWIVNPASAEMITTSLPLLTAAGLLFFWACTAKSAQIPLLTWLPDAMAGPTPVSALIHAATMVTAGVYLVARLSQFFVILPGVLPVIALVGMLTAFWAAVAGLLQNDIKKVLAYSTISQLGYMFMAAGVSAFDVSIFHVFTHAFFKATLFLGAGAVMHALAGEQDMRKMGGLLKKTPITALTMLFAYLAIIGFPGFSGFFSKDLILERVFEFSPVLGPVLYGVGLLTAVITAVYMTRLMVLVFLGKYRGELRDDQIHEAPFSMTFPMIVLAIGSAFSGYFWNVFVNGANWFEQWLAPAVGYAQKMAHFLEKAPAFMPSALFFAALGTAAAIVGAAVGYKIFMNKRIPQLKKNADTTPVGGARDWTFFFDYIHNIVIKVFNFLALVTDMVIDKFVQILQWMVCSLVFIVGDGLRSLQVRNVRLQVALSIAGVAVIGIVVYLCGGLS, from the coding sequence ATGATTCCTCTTTGGTTAATTCCTCTTTTCCCTCTCGTTGGCGTGGTGGTGCTTACGCTTATCGCTCTCGCTTCTTCTGAAAGTGAAAAGGGTCCTGATGAAGGTCTTGTGGGCACGATCTCCGTGATCTTCCCGCTCCTTGCCTTTGCTTCGACAGCGTTCATCGGCTGGAATATGCCGGCAGAAGGCATTCACGAAACTCTCTGCAACTGGATCGACACTCCGTTGTTCCAGGCACACTTCGGATTCCTCTTTGATGGGCTTTCCCGTACAATGCTTCTCTTCATCACGGGCATTGCGACGCTCATCACGATGTACTCGACGGGTTACATGCACAAGGATCGCGGCTTTGCCAAGTTCTTTGCTTACATCAACCTGTTCGTGTTCAGCATGATCGTGCTCGTTCTTTCGGACTCCTTGGTTCTCACGTTCCTCGGTTGGGAAGGTGTGGGCCTTTGCTCTTACCTCCTCATCGGTTTCTGGAACAAGGATTTGAAGAACTGCAAGGCTGCTAACAAGGCATTCCTCGTGAACCGTGTCGGTGACGTCGGCTTCCTTCTCGGTATGGCCGCTCTCGTGACGGTCGGCGGTTCGAGCCTTTTGAATTACACGGATCTTCTCGCTTGGATCGTGAATCCGGCTTCGGCAGAAATGATTACGACGAGCCTTCCGCTCCTCACGGCTGCTGGACTTCTCTTCTTCTGGGCTTGCACGGCAAAGAGCGCTCAAATTCCGCTCCTCACCTGGCTCCCGGATGCAATGGCGGGTCCTACTCCGGTTTCTGCGTTGATCCATGCTGCAACGATGGTGACGGCTGGTGTTTATCTCGTGGCCCGTCTCTCTCAGTTCTTTGTGATTCTTCCGGGCGTGCTTCCGGTGATTGCACTTGTCGGTATGCTGACCGCTTTCTGGGCAGCTGTCGCAGGTCTTCTCCAGAACGACATCAAGAAGGTTCTCGCCTACTCGACGATTTCCCAGCTCGGCTATATGTTCATGGCGGCTGGCGTTTCGGCCTTCGACGTTTCGATTTTCCACGTGTTCACCCATGCCTTCTTCAAGGCGACGCTCTTCCTCGGCGCAGGTGCTGTGATGCACGCTCTTGCCGGCGAACAGGATATGCGCAAGATGGGCGGTCTTTTGAAGAAGACTCCGATTACCGCGTTAACGATGCTCTTTGCATACCTCGCGATTATCGGTTTTCCGGGATTCTCCGGCTTCTTCTCAAAGGATTTGATTCTCGAACGCGTCTTTGAATTCTCCCCGGTTCTCGGCCCGGTCCTTTACGGCGTAGGCCTTTTGACCGCGGTGATTACGGCTGTGTACATGACCCGTCTGATGGTTCTCGTGTTCCTTGGCAAGTACCGTGGCGAACTGCGTGACGATCAGATCCATGAAGCTCCGTTCTCCATGACATTCCCGATGATCGTTCTTGCGATTGGTTCGGCATTCTCCGGCTACTTCTGGAACGTGTTCGTGAACGGCGCCAACTGGTTTGAACAGTGGCTTGCTCCGGCTGTCGGTTATGCTCAAAAGATGGCGCACTTCTTGGAAAAGGCCCCGGCGTTTATGCCGTCTGCACTTTTCTTTGCCGCTCTCGGTACGGCTGCGGCGATTGTCGGTGCAGCTGTTGGCTATAAAATCTTCATGAACAAGCGCATCCCGCAGCTCAAGAAAAATGCGGACACGACTCCGGTCGGCGGCGCTCGCGATTGGACGTTCTTCTTCGACTATATCCACAATATTGTGATCAAGGTCTTTAACTTCCTTGCCCTGGTGACGGATATGGTCATCGACAAGTTCGTTCAGATTTTGCAATGGATGGTTTGCTCGCTCGTGTTCATCGTGGGTGACGGTCTGCGTTCCCTTCAGGTTCGCAATGTTCGCCTGCAGGTCGCGTTGAGCATCGCAGGTGTTGCGGTCATTGGCATTGTGGTCTATCTCTGCGGAGGGCTTTCCTAA
- a CDS encoding NADH-quinone oxidoreductase subunit N, with amino-acid sequence MSASFVNLLPMAIVAFGAMVCIATEPFVADKNKQKVLPWVASAFLVLSAISFVFVKVDAAPLFGFFEMGALRMVLSLAVLLCAFLGIGGLQVTLAREKYPAGEPYGLALLATVGVLIMVQSVDFIPLFVGMELAAYPIYGLVGLRRKDRNANEATFKYFVTGAVFSVVFLYGMSLIYGATGTTHFGGKVLAGRELLYSAGVLLSSFALLFKAGAAPIHFWVADVYSGASVAVTGFMAAVVKVGALAALGALWMRSGVEKLAPVMIVVAILSIVIGSLSGIAQKSIRRIIAFSAVMNAGFMVLGLVSKDLSAMYYFLVTYALGSAGALAAISAFSGKNDEKENLDDIRGQGRRRPLEGIAAVVCLASLAGLPPLSGFLAKFVLFSGVVSSGFVALAAFGFVFSIVAIYYYLRVAISIFAPAEKTDDAKNENALSSSTYFLLRLGVTVTSITLVCLALKPILFQVKTF; translated from the coding sequence ATGTCCGCTAGTTTTGTGAATCTCCTTCCGATGGCAATCGTTGCGTTTGGCGCCATGGTTTGCATCGCTACGGAACCGTTTGTTGCAGATAAAAACAAGCAGAAGGTGCTTCCTTGGGTTGCAAGCGCGTTCCTTGTGCTTTCTGCAATCTCGTTTGTATTTGTGAAAGTGGATGCCGCTCCGCTTTTCGGATTCTTTGAAATGGGCGCGCTCCGCATGGTCCTTTCCCTTGCCGTGTTGCTTTGCGCATTCCTTGGTATCGGAGGGTTGCAGGTAACGCTTGCACGTGAAAAGTATCCGGCGGGTGAACCGTATGGCCTTGCGCTTCTCGCAACGGTCGGTGTGCTGATCATGGTGCAGTCGGTGGATTTCATTCCGCTTTTTGTCGGAATGGAATTGGCTGCTTACCCGATTTACGGCCTTGTCGGCTTGCGCCGCAAGGATCGCAATGCGAACGAAGCGACGTTCAAGTACTTTGTGACGGGCGCTGTCTTTAGCGTTGTCTTCCTTTACGGTATGTCTTTAATCTACGGTGCAACGGGAACGACTCATTTTGGCGGTAAGGTGCTCGCTGGTCGCGAACTCCTTTATTCCGCGGGTGTTCTGCTTTCGTCTTTTGCGCTCCTCTTCAAGGCGGGCGCCGCTCCGATTCATTTCTGGGTGGCAGATGTCTATTCGGGTGCGTCTGTTGCGGTCACGGGCTTCATGGCGGCTGTCGTGAAGGTCGGCGCTCTCGCGGCCCTCGGTGCTCTTTGGATGCGTTCCGGCGTGGAAAAGCTTGCCCCGGTAATGATTGTCGTGGCGATTCTTTCGATTGTGATCGGTTCGCTTTCGGGAATTGCCCAGAAGTCGATCCGTCGCATTATCGCATTCTCGGCGGTGATGAACGCGGGCTTTATGGTGCTCGGCCTTGTGAGCAAGGATTTGAGTGCAATGTACTACTTCCTGGTGACTTACGCTCTGGGTTCTGCTGGTGCGCTTGCTGCGATCTCTGCCTTTAGCGGCAAGAACGACGAAAAGGAAAATCTGGATGACATTCGCGGTCAGGGCCGTCGCCGTCCGCTCGAAGGCATCGCGGCTGTGGTTTGCCTCGCAAGCCTTGCTGGCCTTCCGCCGCTTTCTGGATTCCTCGCCAAGTTCGTCTTGTTCTCGGGCGTGGTGAGCTCGGGCTTTGTCGCTCTCGCGGCATTCGGCTTTGTGTTCTCAATCGTTGCCATTTATTATTACTTGCGCGTGGCGATTTCGATCTTTGCTCCGGCAGAAAAGACGGATGACGCTAAGAATGAAAACGCTTTGAGCTCTTCGACGTACTTCTTGCTCCGCTTGGGCGTGACGGTGACGTCGATTACACTCGTGTGCCTTGCTTTAAAGCCGATCCTTTTTCAGGTGAAGACATTCTAA
- the ispF gene encoding 2-C-methyl-D-erythritol 2,4-cyclodiphosphate synthase, which translates to MEKIFRTGIGFDVHKLVEGRKCIIGGVDIPYEKGLLGHSDADVLLHAISDALLGAAGLGDIGTYFPDTDPAFKDADSLVLLGRVREEVVKAGCKIESLDSVVICERPKVNPHREEMKANIARVLQIPVECIGVKASTSEKLGFTGRGEGIASEAVATVSKMV; encoded by the coding sequence ATGGAAAAGATTTTCCGCACCGGTATCGGATTTGATGTTCATAAACTCGTGGAAGGTCGCAAGTGCATTATCGGCGGCGTGGATATCCCTTATGAAAAGGGACTCCTTGGCCACAGCGACGCGGACGTTTTGCTCCATGCGATTAGCGATGCCTTGCTTGGAGCCGCAGGCCTTGGGGACATCGGCACGTACTTCCCGGATACCGATCCCGCTTTTAAGGACGCTGACAGTTTGGTTCTTCTCGGACGCGTCCGCGAAGAAGTGGTGAAGGCGGGCTGCAAAATTGAAAGCCTCGACAGCGTCGTGATTTGCGAACGTCCGAAGGTAAATCCGCATCGCGAAGAAATGAAGGCGAACATTGCCCGCGTATTGCAGATTCCTGTAGAATGCATCGGCGTGAAGGCGAGCACGAGCGAAAAGCTAGGATTTACCGGTCGCGGAGAAGGCATCGCTTCAGAGGCCGTGGCGACTGTAAGCAAGATGGTTTAA
- a CDS encoding complex I subunit 4 family protein, which produces MLYALVFAPFLAALFMVAASGKDARSASRLAVILAATLFCGSLTLLLAGDYNTTPMEWFTIPGAGITVTLSFAVNGFSAWMVFLANIITLAALISARKTTGGNYRNFAIGMFALLGALNGTFLASDAVLFFFFFEALVLPAAILIGSYGGSERRKAAANFALYTLIGSAPMAVALWYLISIAGSSYVLPVAQAAQALPESTQTILFWCFAAAFWVKTPLFPLHGWQAETYAEAPASLSAVLTGAMSKAGVYGFYFWVIAIFPEVAFKNGMLLLGFGLLTAVYGAFMAMRAKDIKKLLAFSSMGHLGLAIAGIFTLNVEVFPAVLVMLVGHGLSASALFILSGSAERFAGHRCLDKMGGFASRYPVFGFFFGVASILAIAIPGTAGFVGEFLVLLGLWGVSKVAAVVAGLCIILTGVYMLRLIQKVLFGEPGEISEDQKKLRFPIADAVATAPLLILLIVFGVFPLPITSSLDYTRVTEDQQAEIEAAIEAASQPAAVAEMTEQVSAEPVSADTAAVEAQVVTEAEEKAVAETATAEQEVKQVEAEDVR; this is translated from the coding sequence ATGTTATACGCACTGGTTTTTGCTCCGTTCCTCGCCGCCCTTTTCATGGTTGCCGCTTCTGGTAAGGATGCCCGTTCGGCATCTCGCCTTGCGGTGATTCTTGCGGCGACGCTCTTCTGCGGAAGCTTGACGCTTCTCCTTGCAGGAGATTACAACACCACTCCGATGGAATGGTTTACGATCCCTGGCGCGGGCATAACGGTAACGCTCTCCTTTGCGGTGAATGGATTCTCCGCTTGGATGGTGTTCCTCGCTAACATCATTACGCTGGCTGCTTTAATCAGCGCTCGAAAGACGACGGGCGGTAACTACCGCAACTTCGCCATTGGAATGTTCGCACTTCTCGGAGCCTTGAACGGTACGTTCCTCGCTTCGGACGCGGTGCTGTTCTTCTTCTTCTTCGAAGCGCTCGTTCTCCCGGCAGCAATCCTCATCGGTTCTTACGGAGGATCTGAACGTCGTAAAGCGGCAGCGAACTTTGCCCTTTACACGCTCATCGGTTCTGCTCCGATGGCAGTCGCTCTCTGGTATTTGATTTCCATTGCAGGATCTTCTTACGTGCTCCCGGTTGCACAGGCCGCGCAGGCTCTTCCGGAATCCACGCAGACGATTCTCTTCTGGTGCTTTGCCGCTGCGTTCTGGGTAAAGACTCCGCTCTTCCCGTTGCACGGTTGGCAGGCAGAGACCTATGCAGAAGCTCCGGCAAGCCTGAGCGCTGTTTTGACGGGTGCCATGTCGAAGGCTGGCGTTTACGGCTTCTACTTCTGGGTGATTGCGATCTTCCCGGAAGTCGCTTTCAAGAACGGCATGCTTCTTCTCGGATTCGGCCTTTTGACGGCTGTGTACGGCGCCTTTATGGCGATGCGTGCCAAGGATATCAAAAAGCTCCTTGCATTTAGCTCCATGGGTCACTTGGGTCTTGCGATTGCCGGTATCTTTACGCTTAACGTGGAAGTGTTCCCGGCGGTGCTCGTGATGCTTGTTGGACACGGACTTTCTGCTTCTGCCCTCTTCATTCTCTCGGGCTCTGCGGAACGTTTCGCAGGTCACCGCTGCCTCGACAAGATGGGCGGCTTTGCGAGCCGTTATCCGGTGTTCGGCTTCTTCTTTGGCGTGGCAAGCATTCTCGCGATTGCAATTCCGGGTACGGCTGGCTTTGTCGGAGAATTCCTTGTACTCCTCGGTCTTTGGGGTGTGAGCAAGGTCGCGGCGGTTGTCGCTGGTCTTTGCATCATCTTGACCGGTGTTTACATGTTGCGTTTGATTCAGAAGGTGCTCTTCGGCGAACCGGGTGAAATCTCGGAAGACCAAAAGAAGCTCCGCTTCCCGATTGCGGATGCGGTGGCGACGGCGCCGCTTTTGATTCTCTTGATCGTTTTCGGCGTGTTCCCGCTGCCGATCACAAGCTCGCTTGATTATACCCGCGTGACGGAAGATCAGCAGGCAGAAATTGAAGCTGCAATCGAAGCCGCTTCCCAGCCGGCCGCTGTAGCCGAAATGACTGAGCAGGTCTCGGCTGAACCGGTTTCTGCGGATACGGCCGCTGTCGAAGCGCAGGTTGTGACGGAAGCCGAAGAAAAGGCTGTAGCAGAAACGGCTACGGCTGAACAAGAAGTAAAACAAGTGGAGGCTGAAGATGTCCGCTAG
- a CDS encoding NuoI/complex I 23 kDa subunit family protein, with amino-acid sequence MVRVVKHKEMNLIERLYIFEAFRGLYTTIKHFLRGFFRYETLPTTGYPEVKPYIPRDYRAKHRIMVRPDGSPRCVACFMCASACPAHCIFIEAAQSTDGRIEKKASRFEIDHSVCIFCGLCVEACPVDALRMDTCETSFVHPKRKDFIVNLTDLTSWNPKDYPDDPQSQVAPGGTQNKQALEVWGEVKC; translated from the coding sequence ATGGTTCGCGTTGTTAAACACAAAGAAATGAACTTGATCGAACGCCTCTACATTTTCGAAGCGTTCCGCGGTCTCTACACGACAATCAAGCACTTTTTACGCGGTTTCTTCCGCTACGAAACGCTCCCGACGACTGGTTATCCGGAAGTTAAGCCTTACATTCCGCGTGACTACCGTGCCAAGCATCGAATAATGGTGCGCCCGGATGGTTCGCCGCGTTGCGTTGCATGCTTTATGTGCGCATCGGCTTGCCCGGCTCACTGCATCTTTATCGAAGCGGCGCAGTCCACGGACGGACGTATCGAAAAGAAGGCTTCTCGCTTTGAAATCGACCATTCCGTGTGCATCTTCTGCGGCCTTTGCGTGGAAGCTTGCCCGGTTGACGCTCTTCGCATGGATACCTGCGAAACGAGCTTTGTCCATCCGAAACGTAAGGACTTCATCGTGAACCTTACGGATTTGACAAGCTGGAATCCGAAGGATTATCCGGATGACCCGCAGAGCCAGGTAGCTCCGGGCGGAACACAAAATAAGCAGGCTCTCGAAGTCTGGGGAGAAGTCAAATGCTAG
- a CDS encoding NADH-quinone oxidoreductase subunit J: MLALIYFIILAVIAVGCSLCIFFTKHPLYASIAMVTTMLSLAGIYGLLGSPFVGAVQIMVYAGAVMTLLMFIILVLNGSRDNTTKRFDKVSIFVLFSVLAVAALTSIVLCHASFDFNPATVRGGVDVTAKALFNVSADGNGYYLIVLAIGLVLLSAMATAVILARKRIASDSENAKLEEVH; encoded by the coding sequence ATGCTAGCTCTCATTTACTTCATTATCTTGGCGGTGATCGCGGTGGGATGCTCCCTTTGCATCTTCTTCACGAAGCATCCGCTCTATGCTTCGATTGCGATGGTCACGACGATGCTTTCCCTGGCCGGCATTTACGGCCTTTTGGGAAGCCCTTTCGTCGGAGCTGTCCAGATCATGGTTTATGCAGGCGCTGTCATGACGCTCCTCATGTTCATCATTCTTGTGCTGAACGGCTCGCGTGACAATACGACAAAACGGTTCGACAAGGTTTCGATTTTTGTGCTGTTCTCCGTTTTGGCGGTGGCTGCCCTCACTTCGATCGTGCTTTGCCATGCTTCGTTCGACTTTAACCCGGCTACGGTGCGTGGCGGTGTTGATGTCACGGCGAAGGCGCTTTTCAACGTAAGCGCTGACGGCAACGGCTATTATCTGATTGTCCTTGCGATCGGCCTTGTGCTGCTTTCTGCAATGGCGACGGCTGTCATTCTCGCCCGTAAGCGTATCGCTTCGGATTCGGAGAATGCGAAGCTTGAGGAGGTTCACTAA
- the nuoK gene encoding NADH-quinone oxidoreductase subunit NuoK, producing the protein MHAMYVQILALILMSLGIATALCRRNVFFVLMGVELALNAVNLSLVGFSKTFADTVSVTGQIIPLFTIAVAAAEACVGLAIIILIFRNQDSADVDNYSNMRG; encoded by the coding sequence ATGCACGCGATGTACGTTCAAATTTTGGCGTTGATCCTCATGTCCCTCGGTATCGCCACGGCTCTCTGCCGGCGTAACGTGTTCTTCGTTCTGATGGGCGTGGAACTTGCGCTGAACGCGGTGAACCTGAGCCTTGTCGGATTCTCGAAGACGTTTGCCGATACGGTGAGCGTTACCGGTCAGATTATCCCGCTCTTTACGATTGCGGTCGCAGCGGCAGAAGCTTGCGTCGGCCTTGCGATCATCATCTTGATTTTTAGAAATCAGGATAGCGCGGATGTTGATAACTATTCCAATATGAGGGGGTAA
- a CDS encoding NUDIX hydrolase has protein sequence MEEQIDVLDSTGQKTGEICPRSEVHKRGLWHRTVHIWLIDKAGKILFQLRAHDKENNPGLYDTSCAGHISAGDSSIDSAIREIREELGLKKKPEDLTFIFEAVHTSVLNGGSYIDNEYYDTYKAFISEEEKSQLVPQPHEVDDFKFFSVKELQEALEKTPQNFVCHPKDFDYLLH, from the coding sequence ATGGAAGAACAGATTGACGTTTTAGACAGCACCGGACAAAAGACCGGAGAAATTTGCCCGCGTAGCGAAGTCCACAAGCGAGGCCTTTGGCATCGCACGGTTCACATTTGGCTAATCGATAAAGCGGGCAAGATTCTGTTCCAGCTTCGCGCCCACGACAAAGAAAACAATCCGGGGCTTTACGATACCAGTTGTGCAGGACATATTTCCGCAGGCGATTCGAGCATCGACTCCGCCATCCGAGAAATTCGCGAAGAACTGGGGCTCAAAAAAAAGCCCGAAGATCTCACGTTTATTTTTGAAGCCGTCCACACAAGCGTTCTGAACGGCGGTTCTTACATCGACAACGAATATTACGACACGTACAAAGCGTTTATTTCCGAAGAAGAAAAATCACAGCTCGTACCGCAACCGCATGAAGTCGATGACTTCAAATTTTTCTCGGTGAAAGAGCTTCAAGAAGCGTTAGAAAAAACGCCGCAGAACTTTGTCTGTCATCCAAAAGATTTCGACTACCTGCTGCATTAA